The nucleotide sequence ATCGCCGCCCTCCTGGCGCTTGCGGGCGTTATAGACGAGAAATTTTGTCACTTCGCCCAGCGCGCGGCCCTCCTTGCGATTGTAGATGATGATGCCGAGCCCGCCGCTTTGGCCCGCGCTCGCGCATTCTTCGATACCGTGAATCAGGTAGGGACGGCAGGTGCAGATATCAGAACCAAACACGTCGGAGCCGTTGCATTCGTCATGCACGCGGCAGGTTATCTTGGTGGAGTGGTCCGGCAGTTTGGTAACGTCGCCGAACAGATAGGCTGTCGTGCCGCCGATCGGCGGCAGAAAGACGTGCAGATCGGGCCGGGTCACCAGTTCCGGAAACATGCCTGCGGTCTGCTCGAACAGTTGCCGGCGCAGGTTTTTCTCGGTGGTGGCGAAGCGCTCCGCGAGGCCAGGCAGGTACCAGACCGGGTCGATCGCAATCTTGACCACGGAGACGCTGCCATTCTTGTGCACGACCTCGCCATCCTGCTTGAGCCGTCCGGCCTCGATCGCTGCCTGCAGTTCGGGTAGATCGAGGCGGGCGCGTGTGATGGCAATACTCGGGCGGATGTCGATGCCCTCGGCGATCTCGCTCGCAAAGGTTTCCGCAGCGAGATGTCCCCATGGGTCGAGTGAGACGATCCGCTGCGGCTCGGTCCATTGCGGAAACGGCCCGATGGTTTCAGCAGGATGGGTATTGGTGAGATCCGGACGTCGGATCGGGTCGAGGGCGCCGGACGAGACGGCAAGCGCGCGATACACTGAGTAGGAGCCGCCATGGGTGCCGATCACGTTGCGGTCCTGCGGGCGAGAGACTGTGCCGATCACCGGTCCGCGTTCGCGCGCGCTGGCTGCGCCCCAGGCGATCGGGAATTTAAGCTTGGCACCCGGTGCCGGGTGCGACGTAATGCGAATATGATCAATCCGATTGGAACGAGTCATCGCCACGAACCCTGAAACGGCGACGGCCCGCCTAAACAGACGGGCCTGGTCACCAATAATAAAAGCTCAGCAGCGGTTGCGGCTGAGACAGTAGTATAATCAGATTTTGACTGAATACAACGGCGATTTAAACTAGGCGGCCGGTGGCCACGTCCGTCGTTAACCCTTCCAGCCCGGAGGGCTGCGCGGCCGGTTCTGGCGCCCGCGGGTCATCGCTGAAAACGAGATCGAAAGGCGGGACCATTCGTCGTGCGCTTGAAGCGCGCGGTCGAGTACGGATTGTGCGGGCCGCACTATCGCTCGTTGCTTCATTGTGCGAGCGATCGTCGCCGCGTCAATACTGGCGGTCGCGGAAACGCAGGACTGACGTGCGTCTCGCGGACTGTCTCCGGAATTGACTTCGCGTGAACCAAAACTTTAACTGCTGACTTCGATCGAGCCCGACAGGACTCCGAGCTCCGCAGACTGCTTCATTTCCATGCAAGCCTCGCCTTAAATGGAAGCATCCAGAAAGTTATCCATGCGCGTCATCAATGTTGCCGCCGCCCAGTTGGGCCCGATCCAGAAAGCCGACAGTCGCGAAGCCGTCGTCAGGCGCATGATCGCGCTGATGGATGAAGCCAAGGCGAAAGGCGCCGATTTGATCGTCTATCCGGAGCTCGCACTCACCACGTTCTTTCCGCGCTGGTACATGGAGGATCAGGCCAAGGTCGACAAATGGTTCGAACGCGAGATGCCGAATGCGGCGACAAGGCCATTGTTTGAGCGGGCCGCCCACCACAAGATCGCAATGAATTTTGGCTATGCCGAACTGACGCCGGATGGGCATCATTTCAACACCTGCATCCTCACCGACAAATCGGCGAAAATTGTCGGCAAGTACCGCAAGGTTCATCTGCCCGGTCATTCGGAGTTCGACACGAAACGGGCGTTCCAGCATCTGGAGAAGCGCTACTTCGAGCCAGGCGATCTCGGTTTCAACGTCTGGCGTGCGCTCGGTGGCATCTTCGGCATGGCGGTCTGCAACGACCGGCGTTGGCCGGAGACCTATCGCGTGATGGGCCTGCAGGGCGTCGAGATGGTGCTGATCGGCTACAACACTCCCTCGGTCAATGCCGAGAAGAGCGAGGAGGGGCCAGAGAAGCGGCTGTTCCACAACCGGCTCTCCGCGCAAGCCGGCGCTTACCAGAACTCGACCTGGGTCGTATGCGTTGCGAAGGCCGGCGTCGAGGATGGCCACCCGTTGATCGGCGGCAGCCTGATCGTCGATCCGGACGGCGAGATTGTCATCGAGGCCAAGACCGAGGAGGACGAA is from Bradyrhizobium sp. AZCC 2176 and encodes:
- a CDS encoding N-carbamoyl-D-amino-acid hydrolase — encoded protein: MRVINVAAAQLGPIQKADSREAVVRRMIALMDEAKAKGADLIVYPELALTTFFPRWYMEDQAKVDKWFEREMPNAATRPLFERAAHHKIAMNFGYAELTPDGHHFNTCILTDKSAKIVGKYRKVHLPGHSEFDTKRAFQHLEKRYFEPGDLGFNVWRALGGIFGMAVCNDRRWPETYRVMGLQGVEMVLIGYNTPSVNAEKSEEGPEKRLFHNRLSAQAGAYQNSTWVVCVAKAGVEDGHPLIGGSLIVDPDGEIVIEAKTEEDELLVHPCDLDATIFGKNTIFNFALHRRIEHYGLITSRTGAVAPPEN
- a CDS encoding GTP cyclohydrolase II; its protein translation is MTRSNRIDHIRITSHPAPGAKLKFPIAWGAASARERGPVIGTVSRPQDRNVIGTHGGSYSVYRALAVSSGALDPIRRPDLTNTHPAETIGPFPQWTEPQRIVSLDPWGHLAAETFASEIAEGIDIRPSIAITRARLDLPELQAAIEAGRLKQDGEVVHKNGSVSVVKIAIDPVWYLPGLAERFATTEKNLRRQLFEQTAGMFPELVTRPDLHVFLPPIGGTTAYLFGDVTKLPDHSTKITCRVHDECNGSDVFGSDICTCRPYLIHGIEECASAGQSGGLGIIIYNRKEGRALGEVTKFLVYNARKRQEGGDAAAQYFERTECVAGVQDARFQQLMPDVVHWLGLRRIDRFVSMSDMKHDALTGQGIEIVERIPIPDDLVPADAHVEIAAKKAAGYYTPEPLQDLDNPVGRPLEKY